AACAGCTATACCTTATCCTATAGCGCCGGCGGCGGAGGCCGTATTTTCGGAGAGGTCACGCAGCACGTGAATCATAACAAAGATGGTGTTGAAGTGAATGCAGTCGCTAATGAGGGATTCCATTTTGATGCTTGGAGCGACGGAGTTAAAGATAACCCGAGAGCCGATAAAGGGGTGACCGAAAATATTGATGTTACGGCCCATTTTGTAGTGAACACCTATGTCCTGAGCTATCATGCCGGCACCGGCGGCTCGCTTCTGGGGAAAACCACACAAATTATTAATCATGGCGGCAACAGCGCTCCTGTTGCTGCTGAGGCAAACACGGGGCATCTCTTTGTACTTTGGGATGACGGCAATACGGATAATCCGCGTCAGGATAAGAATGTCAAAACGGCTCTTTCCGTAACAGCGCTGTTCGCCTTAAAATCTAATAATGATGCAGAAGATGATGAACTCAACGGGGGCGACGACGGGGAGGAAGGAGAAGAAGAGGGAGAAGAAATAGGTGGTGATGAGGATGGCGAGGCGGAAGGAGGAGAAGAAGAGGGTGAAGAAGAGGGTGAAGAAGTACCCGCAGAAGGCGAAGAAGGCGTGACCGCCGGCTTTACCGTTCCCAATGTGGTGCTGCAAAATCTGGAAA
This sequence is a window from Candidatus Hydrogenedentota bacterium. Protein-coding genes within it:
- a CDS encoding PASTA domain-containing protein; this encodes MPTRCNNNKHACFILIFIAAVTFMGWGLILNEASASETASFALVYAADDHGSISGASAQYIDAGGSGSPVTAIPDDGYHFTGWSDGSIDNPRRDTDVTASETFTAYFDINSYTLSYSAGGGGRIFGEVTQHVNHNKDGVEVNAVANEGFHFDAWSDGVKDNPRADKGVTENIDVTAHFVVNTYVLSYHAGTGGSLLGKTTQIINHGGNSAPVAAEANTGHLFVLWDDGNTDNPRQDKNVKTALSVTALFALKSNNDAEDDELNGGDDGEEGEEEGEEIGGDEDGEAEGGEEEGEEEGEEVPAEGEEGVTAGFTVPNVVLQNLETAQKQIEAAGLSLGTVSYKCSDTIPEDAIIKQSPGAGTILTEPGPVSLIVSDGDCPTACDSFDLRDWGNVLLSILVITGMLLAIVFGVESLS